One window of Mesorhizobium sp. PAMC28654 genomic DNA carries:
- a CDS encoding sensor histidine kinase, giving the protein MRSKAGDIKEGRQSDEIIALHPAESGMQLGRALLHALHNAGISVLYQDRELKTVWARNMRAPWADSADSNGILPLAQAERIDATKRNVMASGNAERLELSVPAEDGVRWFQVWIDADRGDSGIVQGVVTTMVETTEQKRREQTLKTLLREVSHRSKNLLAIIQSIATQTGRYSDTISDFLTRFRGRLQSLASSQDLVTSSNWRGAALRELVSGQVGRYGADPVRSLRFQGVNPYLNPNAALHIGLAMHELAVNSVSYGALSRPGGFVEVTANLMAASAGEAALSLTWAEAIGANDNQRSEKRFGSVALERVVPASLNGTATLEITAGRLEYRLVVPHGNFETD; this is encoded by the coding sequence ATGCGTTCCAAGGCCGGAGACATTAAAGAGGGTAGGCAGAGCGATGAGATCATCGCCTTGCATCCCGCCGAAAGTGGAATGCAGCTCGGCCGGGCTCTCCTGCATGCGCTGCACAATGCCGGCATTTCCGTACTTTATCAGGATCGCGAGTTGAAGACGGTATGGGCGCGCAACATGCGCGCGCCATGGGCTGACAGCGCCGACAGCAACGGCATCCTGCCGCTGGCCCAGGCAGAGCGCATCGACGCAACCAAACGCAACGTCATGGCGTCAGGAAACGCGGAGCGTCTTGAACTCAGCGTTCCCGCCGAAGACGGCGTTCGCTGGTTCCAGGTATGGATAGACGCGGATCGTGGCGACAGTGGCATCGTGCAGGGCGTTGTCACCACAATGGTCGAAACGACCGAGCAGAAGCGTCGCGAACAGACTCTGAAGACGCTGTTGCGTGAAGTCAGCCATCGCTCGAAAAATCTCCTGGCCATCATCCAGAGCATCGCCACCCAGACCGGCCGCTACTCCGACACCATCAGCGATTTCCTGACGCGCTTTCGCGGCCGGCTGCAATCACTCGCGTCGTCCCAGGATCTGGTGACATCCTCCAACTGGCGCGGGGCGGCTCTTCGCGAACTGGTGTCCGGCCAGGTCGGCCGCTACGGAGCTGATCCCGTGCGCAGCCTGCGTTTCCAGGGCGTCAATCCATATCTCAATCCCAATGCGGCCCTGCATATCGGCTTGGCAATGCATGAGCTCGCCGTCAATTCTGTCAGCTATGGCGCCCTGTCGCGGCCGGGCGGCTTTGTCGAGGTGACCGCCAATCTCATGGCCGCTTCCGCCGGTGAAGCCGCCCTCTCGTTGACGTGGGCCGAGGCGATCGGGGCCAATGACAATCAGCGCAGCGAGAAACGCTTTGGCAGCGTCGCCCTCGAGCGGGTCGTGCCGGCATCGCTGAATGGCACGGCAACGCTTGAAATCACGGCTGGCCGCCTCGAATACCGCCTCGTCGTACCCCACGGCAATTTCGAGACCGACTGA
- a CDS encoding DUF1328 domain-containing protein yields MLYWALVFLVVAIIAGALGFGGIAGTSAGIAQILFFIFLAFLVISLLAGLFKRA; encoded by the coding sequence ATGCTCTACTGGGCGCTTGTTTTTCTTGTCGTCGCGATCATCGCGGGCGCGCTCGGGTTCGGCGGCATTGCGGGAACGTCGGCTGGCATCGCGCAAATCCTGTTCTTCATATTTCTCGCTTTCCTGGTCATTTCGCTTCTCGCGGGCCTGTTCAAGCGCGCGTGA
- the phoB gene encoding phosphate regulon transcriptional regulator PhoB has translation MIAPRIMVVEDEEPLGVLLRYNLESEGYQVEVVTRGDEAEIRLQENVPDLLVLDWMVPAVSGIELCRRLRMRSETERLPIIMLTARGEESDRVRGLSTGADDYLVKPFSTPEFMARVKALLRRAKPEVLSSVLKVGDIVLDRESHRVYRKKSEIRLGPTEFRLLEFMMRHPGRVFSRSQLLDNVWGETIYIDERTVDVHVGRLRKAVNNGRMPDVIRTIRGAGYAIRED, from the coding sequence ATGATCGCGCCACGCATCATGGTGGTGGAGGATGAGGAGCCGCTAGGCGTGCTGCTCCGCTACAATCTCGAATCCGAAGGCTACCAGGTCGAGGTGGTGACCCGCGGTGACGAGGCCGAAATCCGCCTGCAGGAGAACGTCCCCGACCTCTTGGTGCTAGACTGGATGGTGCCGGCGGTGTCCGGCATCGAACTATGCCGCAGGCTGAGGATGCGCTCCGAAACCGAACGGCTGCCGATCATCATGCTGACCGCGCGTGGCGAAGAGAGCGACCGCGTGCGCGGCCTGTCCACCGGCGCCGATGATTATCTCGTCAAGCCGTTCTCGACGCCGGAATTCATGGCCAGGGTCAAGGCGCTGCTGCGCCGTGCCAAGCCGGAGGTCCTGTCCAGTGTCTTGAAGGTCGGCGACATCGTGCTCGATCGCGAGTCGCACCGGGTCTACCGCAAGAAGAGCGAGATCAGGCTCGGCCCGACCGAATTCCGCCTGCTCGAATTCATGATGCGCCATCCCGGCCGTGTGTTCTCGCGCAGCCAGCTGCTCGACAATGTCTGGGGCGAGACGATCTATATCGATGAGCGCACGGTCGACGTGCATGTCGGCCGGCTGCGCAAGGCGGTCAACAATGGCCGCATGCCCGACGTGATCCGCACCATCCGCGGGGCGGGCTACGCGATCCGCGAAGACTGA
- the xylF gene encoding D-xylose ABC transporter substrate-binding protein, producing the protein MKRFTAAILAGVAMSLTLVSVAQAKGKVIGVSWSNFQEERWKTDEAAMKKAIEAAGDKYISADAQSNPGKQLTDVESLISQGANALIILAQDASAIGPAVQKALDEGIPVVGYDRLIENKDVFYLTFDNKEVGRMQAREVFKVKPEGNYVFIKGSGADPNADFLFSGSMEVLKAAIDSGKIKNVGEAYTDGWLPANAQKNMEQFLTANDNKVDAVVAANDGTAGGVVAALTAQGLAGTVPVSGQDGDHAALNRIALGTQTVSVWKDARELGKNAAEIASQLADGKKMTDVPNEKDFTTPGGNTVKSLFLTPVAITKANLNLVIDAGWIKKDEVCAGVAAGTVAACN; encoded by the coding sequence ATGAAAAGATTCACAGCCGCCATCCTGGCGGGTGTCGCCATGTCGCTGACGCTCGTGTCGGTCGCGCAGGCAAAGGGCAAGGTCATCGGCGTTTCGTGGTCGAACTTCCAGGAAGAGCGCTGGAAGACCGATGAGGCCGCCATGAAAAAGGCGATCGAGGCAGCCGGCGACAAGTATATTTCCGCCGACGCGCAGTCCAATCCGGGCAAGCAGCTGACCGACGTCGAAAGCCTGATCTCGCAGGGCGCGAATGCGCTTATCATCCTGGCGCAGGATGCCTCGGCCATCGGCCCGGCCGTGCAGAAGGCGCTGGACGAAGGCATTCCGGTTGTCGGCTATGATCGTCTGATCGAGAACAAGGACGTCTTCTACCTCACCTTCGACAACAAGGAAGTTGGCCGCATGCAGGCCCGCGAAGTGTTCAAGGTGAAGCCGGAAGGCAACTACGTCTTCATCAAGGGCTCGGGCGCCGATCCGAACGCCGACTTCCTGTTCTCGGGTTCGATGGAAGTGCTCAAGGCAGCCATCGACAGCGGCAAGATCAAGAATGTCGGCGAGGCCTACACCGATGGCTGGCTGCCGGCCAATGCCCAGAAGAACATGGAGCAGTTCCTGACCGCCAACGACAACAAGGTCGATGCGGTGGTCGCGGCCAATGACGGCACCGCCGGCGGCGTCGTCGCGGCATTGACGGCACAGGGGTTGGCGGGAACCGTTCCGGTGTCCGGCCAGGACGGCGACCATGCCGCGCTGAACCGTATCGCACTGGGCACGCAGACCGTGTCGGTGTGGAAGGATGCGCGTGAACTCGGCAAGAATGCCGCCGAGATCGCCTCGCAGCTCGCCGACGGCAAGAAGATGACCGACGTCCCGAACGAGAAGGACTTCACCACGCCTGGCGGCAACACCGTCAAGTCGTTGTTCCTGACCCCGGTCGCCATCACCAAGGCCAACCTCAACCTCGTCATCGACGCCGGTTGGATCAAGAAGGACGAGGTTTGCGCCGGCGTGGCGGCAGGCACCGTCGCCGCCTGCAACTAG
- a CDS encoding response regulator — MPPLLDGLRILVLEDEFLIAMDVEQLCRDYGAGEVVIARDLAEVDQQNVAGHFDAAIVDLMLGGASTLDFASGLRETGLPFVFASGYSDVDEIKASFPGIRLVTKPYSGEDLVEAVAAACGRTPAN; from the coding sequence GTGCCACCATTGCTTGACGGACTGCGAATTCTGGTCTTGGAGGATGAATTCCTGATCGCCATGGATGTCGAGCAGCTGTGCCGCGATTATGGCGCTGGCGAGGTGGTTATCGCCCGCGATCTGGCGGAGGTCGATCAACAGAATGTCGCCGGGCACTTCGACGCCGCCATCGTCGATCTGATGCTTGGCGGAGCCTCAACGCTCGATTTCGCCTCGGGATTGCGTGAAACCGGCCTGCCCTTCGTCTTCGCCTCGGGTTATTCGGACGTCGACGAGATCAAGGCGTCCTTTCCCGGCATCAGGCTGGTCACCAAGCCCTATTCGGGAGAGGACCTTGTCGAGGCCGTGGCGGCCGCCTGCGGCCGGACGCCCGCCAACTGA
- a CDS encoding CHASE domain-containing protein — translation MKKFFPIVAFIAVALISLTMAGFAYFATQEAARIKFEAAADDALNRIESRIDLHLSLLRSTQALFDARNGDISQNEFKAFFKALDVDNNFAGLRGIGFLRLVKAGDEAAVERDILRDQGVAHAVYPDTTLPWRAPIVLFEPLDPSNQSSIGYDMFTEPARRETIEKAMADDQQHASGLLQLGQGTGATQLFTGFLVFVRLNVETAPDVINASRSSTAGFLYAAFRAEDLFQVALSRVPLLPVSTEIYDGTVKADNLLFRSETPPVSMFGDRLLVTRKIMVAGRPWTVQFRPTSAFSQPSSRAIPVMLGLLGLLLAGAIALVARYQERAYDAVSLLHETTEKSLLEKDLMLQEMKHRIKNSITRVLAIARQTASRATDVNEFSSSFSARLQAMAASQDMLTRSRWQKADLGDLLRIELGQVFGKELPEGLLAGPEVLLDETTTQALGLTFHELATNALKYGEAGNSVGALKVDWSLEGYARDRTLALNWRESGQKKLETPTKTGFGTKLIDLNVTRELRGTINRDFRADGLNVEIRIPLSG, via the coding sequence TTGAAGAAGTTCTTCCCGATCGTTGCCTTCATCGCCGTCGCACTGATCAGCCTGACTATGGCGGGGTTCGCCTACTTCGCCACGCAGGAAGCGGCGCGCATCAAGTTCGAGGCGGCGGCCGACGATGCGCTCAACCGGATTGAAAGCCGCATCGACCTGCATCTCTCCTTGCTGCGCTCGACCCAGGCGCTGTTCGACGCCCGCAATGGCGACATTTCACAGAACGAATTCAAGGCCTTCTTCAAGGCGCTCGATGTCGACAACAATTTCGCCGGCCTGCGCGGCATCGGCTTTCTCAGGCTGGTGAAGGCGGGTGACGAGGCCGCGGTTGAACGCGATATCCTGCGCGACCAGGGTGTGGCCCATGCGGTGTATCCGGATACGACCTTGCCCTGGCGCGCGCCCATCGTCCTGTTCGAGCCACTGGATCCTTCCAACCAGTCCAGCATCGGCTACGACATGTTCACCGAACCGGCGCGGCGCGAGACGATCGAAAAGGCCATGGCCGACGATCAGCAGCACGCGAGCGGTCTCCTGCAGCTTGGCCAGGGCACCGGCGCCACGCAGCTTTTCACCGGCTTCTTGGTCTTTGTGCGGCTCAATGTCGAAACGGCGCCGGACGTCATCAACGCGTCCAGGTCCTCGACGGCCGGTTTTCTTTATGCCGCCTTTCGCGCTGAGGACCTGTTCCAGGTCGCGCTCAGCCGGGTGCCGCTGCTGCCGGTCAGTACCGAGATCTATGATGGCACGGTGAAAGCCGACAATCTTTTGTTCCGGTCGGAAACGCCGCCTGTCTCCATGTTCGGGGACAGGCTTCTGGTCACTCGCAAGATCATGGTGGCCGGCCGGCCATGGACTGTCCAGTTCCGGCCGACAAGCGCCTTTTCGCAACCTTCCTCGCGCGCCATTCCTGTGATGCTTGGATTGTTAGGGCTGTTGCTGGCGGGCGCTATCGCCCTGGTGGCACGCTATCAGGAGCGGGCCTATGACGCGGTGTCGCTTCTGCACGAAACGACCGAAAAGAGCCTGCTGGAAAAGGACTTGATGCTGCAGGAGATGAAGCATCGCATCAAGAATTCGATCACACGGGTTCTGGCGATCGCGCGCCAGACGGCGTCGCGCGCCACTGACGTCAACGAATTCTCATCGTCCTTCTCTGCCCGGCTGCAGGCGATGGCCGCTTCGCAGGACATGCTGACGCGTTCACGGTGGCAGAAGGCCGATCTCGGCGATCTCCTGCGCATCGAGCTTGGCCAGGTGTTCGGCAAGGAGCTTCCCGAGGGACTTCTGGCTGGGCCGGAGGTGCTTCTCGACGAGACGACAACGCAGGCGCTCGGCCTGACCTTTCACGAACTGGCGACGAATGCGCTGAAATATGGCGAGGCCGGCAATTCCGTAGGCGCGCTGAAAGTCGACTGGTCGCTCGAAGGGTATGCGCGTGACAGGACGCTGGCCCTCAACTGGCGGGAATCCGGGCAGAAGAAATTGGAAACACCGACCAAAACCGGTTTTGGCACCAAGCTGATCGACCTCAACGTAACACGCGAGTTGCGCGGCACGATCAACCGTGATTTTCGCGCTGATGGATTGAACGTGGAAATCAGGATCCCGCTCTCGGGTTGA
- a CDS encoding ATP-binding cassette domain-containing protein has translation MIDKTAPAATALIDMRNISIAFGGIRAVDDASIDLFPGEVVALLGHNGAGKSTLIKVLSGAYKRDAGQIFVNGQEASISNPREAKKYGIETIYQTLALADNVDAAANLFLGREIMTAYGTLDDVAMEAEARKVMGRLNPRFQRFKEPVIKLSGGQRQSVAIARAILFNARILIMDEPTAALGPQETAQVGELVKQLKADGIGIFLISHDIHDVFELADRVCVMKNGQVVGTARTSDVTQDEVLGMIILGKCPPGAIPGPGALKIAA, from the coding sequence ATGATTGACAAGACTGCTCCTGCAGCGACCGCGCTGATCGACATGCGCAACATCTCGATCGCCTTTGGCGGCATCCGCGCTGTCGACGACGCGTCGATAGACCTTTTCCCCGGTGAAGTCGTGGCGCTGCTCGGCCACAATGGCGCCGGCAAGTCGACGCTGATCAAGGTCCTGTCCGGGGCCTACAAACGCGATGCCGGCCAGATCTTCGTCAATGGCCAGGAGGCTTCGATCTCCAACCCACGCGAGGCCAAGAAATACGGCATCGAAACGATCTACCAGACGCTGGCGCTGGCCGACAATGTCGATGCCGCCGCCAATCTCTTCCTCGGCCGCGAAATCATGACCGCCTATGGCACGCTCGACGATGTCGCCATGGAGGCCGAGGCACGCAAGGTGATGGGCCGGCTCAATCCGCGTTTCCAGCGCTTCAAGGAGCCGGTGATCAAGCTCTCCGGCGGCCAGCGGCAGTCGGTGGCGATCGCCCGCGCCATCCTGTTCAACGCGCGCATCCTGATCATGGATGAGCCGACGGCGGCACTCGGGCCCCAGGAGACGGCCCAGGTCGGCGAACTGGTCAAGCAGCTCAAGGCGGACGGCATCGGCATCTTCCTGATCAGCCACGACATCCACGACGTGTTCGAACTCGCCGACCGCGTCTGTGTCATGAAGAACGGCCAGGTGGTGGGGACGGCGCGCACAAGTGATGTGACCCAGGACGAGGTGCTCGGCATGATCATCCTCGGCAAGTGCCCGCCCGGCGCCATTCCAGGGCCGGGCGCGCTGAAGATCGCCGCCTGA
- a CDS encoding sigma-70 family RNA polymerase sigma factor: protein MAAVSQGFKTDLLGSIPSLRAFAVSLTQNADKADDLVQETLVKAWDKHESFQPGTNLKAWLFTILRNEFYSQMRKRGREVQDSDGIMTARLAVHPAQHGQLDLKDFRGALEQLPEDQREAIILIGASGFSYEEAAEICGCAVGTIKSRVSRARTRLQEILKISGEDEYGPDAISAQVMGTPGS, encoded by the coding sequence ATGGCCGCCGTCTCTCAGGGCTTCAAGACCGATCTGCTCGGGTCGATCCCGAGCCTGCGCGCCTTTGCGGTGTCGCTGACGCAGAATGCCGACAAGGCCGACGATCTGGTGCAGGAGACGCTGGTCAAGGCGTGGGACAAGCACGAGAGTTTCCAGCCGGGCACCAATCTCAAGGCTTGGCTGTTCACCATCCTGCGCAACGAATTCTATTCGCAGATGCGCAAGCGCGGCCGCGAAGTGCAGGATAGCGATGGCATCATGACGGCAAGGCTTGCCGTTCATCCGGCCCAGCACGGTCAGCTCGACCTGAAGGATTTTCGCGGCGCGCTCGAACAATTGCCCGAGGACCAGCGCGAAGCCATCATCCTCATCGGCGCGTCGGGCTTCTCCTATGAGGAAGCCGCCGAGATTTGCGGATGCGCGGTCGGAACAATCAAGAGCCGCGTCAGCCGGGCCCGCACGCGGCTGCAGGAAATTCTAAAGATTTCCGGCGAGGACGAGTACGGCCCCGATGCGATCTCGGCCCAGGTGATGGGCACGCCGGGAAGCTGA
- a CDS encoding response regulator, translating into MSLSATIAPHLPFLRRFSRAVSGSQESGDALVAAMLEALIDDVDIFPEASNDRIALYKIFAKLFTSVAIRVPQEHAQSAWEQRAAANLNALAPRPRQAFLLVAVEGFTEDEAAEILDVGDAEFSELLAQASNEISRQVATDVLIIEDEPLIAMDIEEMVESLGHRVVGTARTHAEAVTLFGKTRPKMILADIQLADGSSGIEAVNEILSSTSVPVIFITAFPERLLTGERPEPAFLVTKPFNPDMVKALISQALFFDRQAKAAA; encoded by the coding sequence ATGAGTTTATCCGCAACCATCGCTCCGCACCTGCCGTTCCTGCGCCGCTTTTCGCGGGCAGTCTCCGGATCGCAGGAGAGTGGCGACGCGCTGGTCGCCGCGATGCTTGAAGCCCTCATCGACGATGTCGACATCTTCCCGGAAGCGTCGAACGACCGCATCGCCCTCTACAAGATATTCGCCAAGCTCTTCACCTCCGTCGCCATTCGCGTGCCGCAAGAGCATGCCCAGTCGGCCTGGGAGCAGCGTGCCGCCGCCAACCTGAATGCCCTCGCCCCCCGCCCCCGCCAGGCTTTCCTGCTGGTCGCGGTCGAAGGCTTCACCGAAGACGAAGCGGCGGAGATTCTCGATGTCGGCGACGCCGAATTCTCGGAACTTCTGGCTCAGGCGAGCAACGAGATTTCCCGCCAGGTGGCGACCGATGTGCTGATCATCGAGGACGAGCCGCTAATCGCCATGGACATAGAGGAGATGGTCGAAAGTCTTGGCCATCGCGTCGTCGGAACGGCGCGCACCCATGCCGAGGCGGTGACGCTGTTCGGCAAGACACGACCGAAGATGATTCTTGCCGACATCCAGCTTGCCGACGGCAGCTCTGGCATCGAGGCAGTCAACGAGATCCTCTCGTCCACCTCGGTACCGGTGATCTTCATCACCGCTTTCCCCGAACGCTTGCTGACTGGCGAGCGGCCGGAACCGGCGTTCCTGGTCACCAAGCCGTTCAACCCGGACATGGTCAAGGCCCTGATCAGCCAGGCGCTATTCTTCGACCGGCAGGCGAAGGCCGCGGCATAG
- a CDS encoding NepR family anti-sigma factor, giving the protein MKDMMKHVMAGVVERRRDGSGDPLGPNSEIGRKLKQYYDELVSDDVPDRFAQLLSQLEQAEPAQKKD; this is encoded by the coding sequence ATGAAGGATATGATGAAACATGTAATGGCTGGCGTCGTCGAAAGGCGCCGGGATGGTTCCGGCGACCCGCTTGGGCCGAACTCGGAAATTGGTCGCAAACTCAAGCAGTATTATGATGAGCTGGTCTCCGACGATGTGCCGGATCGCTTCGCCCAGTTGCTCAGCCAGCTGGAACAGGCCGAACCCGCACAGAAGAAGGACTGA
- a CDS encoding ROK family protein yields the protein MSVGIRHDDLRRRNRAMVIAAVRRTGQPSRTEIAATTGLSHSTISTISSDLIGEGILAESKPSEAGALKRGRPQVGLGLNPEAAAVMTVVLSLNFLSVAVIDYAGQVIAEEQRRLDTLTLPRDELIGECVAIVRRRLEDPDLDVRSIARIALAIQGITDSHARAMLWSPITPQTNIAFADILEREFGIPATMENDCNMMAVALRWRDPERYRDDFIAILLSHGIGMGLVLKGELFTGTHSSGGEFGHMIHRPNGALCRCGRRGCVEAYAGNYAIWRNAKQMGEDAEPVDVGDVDMRTLAATAREKDGPEREAYRKAGEALGFGLGSLFALIDPAPVAMVGVSAAAFDLIEPALREAIAQTAGGQHSTSISFDTEPNELPLIREGCAMRALTFVDQEIFAPGAQAKSGVIGKNVA from the coding sequence ATGTCGGTCGGAATCCGTCACGACGATCTGCGCCGGCGCAACCGGGCGATGGTGATTGCGGCCGTGCGCCGGACCGGACAACCTTCGCGCACCGAGATCGCGGCGACCACCGGACTTAGCCATTCGACCATATCGACGATCTCATCCGATCTGATCGGCGAAGGCATCCTGGCGGAAAGCAAGCCAAGCGAGGCGGGGGCATTGAAGCGGGGCCGGCCGCAGGTTGGTCTTGGCCTCAACCCGGAAGCGGCGGCGGTGATGACAGTGGTGCTGTCGCTCAACTTTCTTTCGGTTGCCGTCATCGACTATGCCGGACAGGTCATCGCCGAGGAGCAGCGCCGCCTGGACACGCTGACCTTGCCCCGCGACGAGTTGATCGGCGAATGCGTTGCCATCGTCCGGCGCCGGCTCGAGGATCCTGACCTCGACGTCCGCAGCATCGCCCGCATCGCGCTGGCGATCCAGGGCATCACCGATTCCCATGCGCGCGCCATGTTGTGGTCGCCGATCACGCCACAGACCAACATCGCTTTCGCCGACATACTGGAGCGAGAGTTCGGCATCCCCGCCACCATGGAGAACGACTGCAACATGATGGCGGTGGCGCTGCGCTGGCGCGATCCGGAGCGTTATCGCGACGATTTCATCGCCATCCTGCTGTCGCACGGCATCGGCATGGGCCTGGTTCTGAAGGGCGAGCTTTTCACCGGCACGCATTCGTCAGGCGGTGAGTTCGGTCACATGATCCACCGGCCGAATGGCGCGCTCTGCCGCTGCGGGCGGCGCGGCTGTGTCGAGGCCTATGCCGGCAACTACGCCATCTGGCGCAACGCAAAACAGATGGGCGAGGACGCCGAGCCGGTTGACGTCGGCGACGTGGACATGCGGACGCTGGCGGCCACGGCACGCGAAAAGGACGGTCCGGAGCGCGAAGCCTATCGCAAGGCCGGCGAAGCGCTTGGCTTCGGCCTGGGCAGCCTGTTCGCTCTCATCGACCCTGCCCCGGTCGCCATGGTCGGCGTCAGCGCCGCCGCCTTCGACCTGATCGAGCCGGCATTGCGGGAGGCCATCGCCCAAACCGCCGGCGGCCAGCATTCGACGTCGATCTCCTTCGATACCGAGCCGAACGAACTGCCGTTGATCCGCGAGGGCTGCGCCATGCGCGCGCTGACCTTCGTCGACCAGGAGATTTTCGCGCCGGGCGCGCAAGCGAAATCCGGCGTTATCGGCAAGAATGTCGCCTGA
- a CDS encoding sugar ABC transporter permease codes for MTDTTSTPQADTARASDLGVVARFLKATEIDTRMLGMVGALLVIWIGLHVISSIRLGVNPLDFDSRTFLTPRNLWNLSVQTSAVAIMACGMVLVIVMRNIDLSVGSAEGVIGMVMGFAQVHFLVRFVGLELGNPWIWVLALLIGLALGLLIGAFQGFIIAYLEVPAFIVTLGGLLIWRGAAWWVTSGQTVAPLDATFQLMGGGPAGSIGATWSWVVGIVACLAVVFALFNGRVQRKRFRFPLRPIWAEALIGVVTCALILGAVWLANSYPWPIGIVNRYAAANNITVPEGGLFIAHGIAIPVLMAVAVGLVMTFITNRTRFGRYVFAIGGNPEAANLAGINTRWITMKVFMIMGVLATIAAAISSARQNSSTNVLGTLDELLVIAAAVIGGTSLAGGSGTIIGAMLGALLMQSLQSGMVLLGVDSPLQSIVVGAVLVIAVWLDTVYRKRV; via the coding sequence ATGACCGACACAACGTCCACCCCGCAGGCCGATACCGCGCGGGCGTCCGATCTTGGCGTGGTTGCCCGTTTCCTGAAGGCAACGGAGATCGATACACGAATGCTCGGCATGGTCGGCGCGCTGCTGGTCATCTGGATCGGCTTGCACGTCATTTCCAGCATTCGCCTCGGGGTCAATCCGCTCGATTTCGACAGCCGTACATTCCTGACACCGCGCAATCTCTGGAATCTGTCGGTGCAGACATCCGCCGTGGCCATCATGGCCTGCGGCATGGTGCTGGTCATCGTCATGCGCAACATCGATCTCTCCGTCGGCTCCGCCGAGGGCGTCATCGGCATGGTGATGGGCTTCGCGCAAGTGCATTTCCTGGTGCGGTTTGTCGGGCTCGAACTCGGCAATCCGTGGATCTGGGTCCTGGCGCTGTTAATTGGCCTGGCGCTCGGCCTGTTGATCGGGGCTTTCCAGGGCTTCATCATCGCCTATCTTGAAGTGCCGGCGTTCATCGTGACGCTGGGTGGTCTCTTGATCTGGCGCGGTGCGGCCTGGTGGGTGACAAGCGGCCAGACAGTGGCGCCGCTCGACGCCACCTTCCAGCTGATGGGCGGCGGGCCGGCGGGATCGATCGGCGCGACATGGAGCTGGGTTGTCGGCATCGTGGCTTGCCTTGCCGTGGTGTTCGCGTTGTTCAACGGGCGCGTGCAGCGCAAGCGTTTTCGTTTTCCGTTGCGTCCAATCTGGGCCGAGGCACTGATCGGCGTGGTCACCTGCGCGCTCATCCTGGGTGCGGTCTGGCTTGCCAATTCCTATCCTTGGCCGATCGGCATCGTGAACCGGTACGCCGCTGCCAACAATATCACCGTGCCTGAGGGCGGCCTGTTCATCGCTCACGGCATCGCCATTCCGGTGCTGATGGCGGTCGCGGTCGGCCTTGTCATGACCTTCATCACCAACCGCACGCGTTTCGGCCGCTATGTCTTCGCCATCGGCGGCAATCCCGAGGCCGCCAATCTCGCCGGCATCAACACGCGCTGGATCACCATGAAGGTGTTCATGATCATGGGCGTGCTGGCGACGATCGCCGCGGCGATCTCATCGGCCAGGCAGAATTCGTCCACCAACGTGCTTGGAACACTGGATGAATTGCTCGTCATCGCCGCCGCTGTCATCGGGGGCACGTCGCTTGCCGGCGGCTCGGGAACGATCATCGGCGCCATGCTCGGTGCGCTCCTGATGCAGTCGCTGCAGTCGGGCATGGTGCTGCTTGGTGTCGACTCGCCGCTGCAGAGCATCGTCGTCGGCGCCGTGCTGGTCATCGCCGTCTGGCTCGACACTGTTTACCGCAAGCGCGTTTAG